A region from the Sandaracinus amylolyticus genome encodes:
- the add gene encoding adenosine deaminase, translated as MALPLSFFERLPKTDLHVHLDGSLRLETILELAEQDGIQLPGRTPAELAKAMHLGENTGSLVEYLKAFDVTLKVLQTEDALTRVAFELGEDCAKENVRYMEVRYAPMLHTRKGLRLTTVVEAVLEGLWQAKEKYGIESNVIICGIRNISPQSSLEMAQLAVAYKNRGVVAFDLAGAEYDNPAKHHRESFQLVRDNNINVTIHAGEAYGPESIHQAIHVCGAHRIGHGCRLREDGDLLHYVNDHRIALECCPSSNVQTGAVRDLATHPIKLYYDLGLRVTVNTDNRLITDTTVSKELWLCHTQLGMTLPEIKRMILNGFKAAFLPFHQKQSFLRRIARELSAFPDDEAAVLASEPGLSATIVPEVTQPASTGTA; from the coding sequence ATGGCACTCCCTCTCTCGTTCTTCGAACGTCTCCCCAAGACCGACCTGCACGTCCACCTCGACGGGTCGCTGCGTCTGGAGACGATCCTGGAGCTCGCGGAGCAGGACGGAATCCAGCTCCCGGGACGCACCCCTGCCGAGCTCGCGAAGGCGATGCACCTCGGCGAGAACACCGGCTCGCTCGTCGAGTACCTCAAGGCCTTCGACGTCACGCTCAAGGTCCTGCAGACGGAGGACGCGCTCACGCGCGTCGCCTTCGAGCTCGGCGAGGACTGCGCGAAGGAGAACGTGCGGTACATGGAGGTGCGCTACGCGCCCATGCTCCACACGCGCAAGGGCCTTCGCCTGACCACCGTCGTCGAGGCCGTCCTCGAGGGCCTGTGGCAGGCGAAGGAGAAGTACGGCATCGAGTCGAACGTCATCATCTGCGGCATCCGCAACATCTCGCCGCAGAGCTCGCTCGAGATGGCGCAGCTCGCCGTCGCGTACAAGAACCGCGGCGTCGTCGCGTTCGACCTCGCGGGCGCCGAGTACGACAACCCCGCGAAGCACCACCGCGAGAGCTTCCAGCTCGTCCGCGACAACAACATCAACGTCACGATCCACGCGGGCGAGGCATACGGGCCCGAGTCGATCCACCAGGCGATCCACGTCTGCGGCGCGCACCGCATCGGCCACGGATGCCGGCTCCGCGAGGACGGCGACCTGCTGCACTACGTGAACGATCATCGGATCGCGCTCGAGTGCTGCCCCAGCTCGAACGTACAGACCGGCGCGGTGCGCGACCTCGCGACGCACCCGATCAAGCTCTACTACGACCTCGGCCTGCGCGTGACGGTGAACACCGACAACCGGCTGATCACCGACACCACGGTCTCGAAGGAGCTCTGGCTCTGCCACACGCAGCTCGGCATGACGCTCCCCGAGATCAAGCGGATGATCCTCAACGGCTTCAAGGCGGCGTTCCTGCCGTTCCACCAGAAGCAGTCGTTCCTCCGCCGCATCGCGCGCGAGCTCTCGGCGTTCCCCGACGACGAGGCCGCAGTCCTCGCGTCGGAGCCCGGGCTCTCCGCGACGATCGTCCCCGAGGTGACGCAGCCCGCGAGCACCGGCACCGCGTGA
- a CDS encoding phosphatase PAP2 family protein → MDAELLVAINDLRSPALDAALGPLGEHGYLLYPAFLVALLVMRRRAVATTTRDGLLAFLLALFVTETFLKPLFARPRPTAIPELLAQLDVLGSVPGARSWSMPSGTAAACGAGAAWIWSRLGWRAGLPAAIIAVLACFARLYAGVHWPTDLLFGATLGIFVALGVDRFSRWAG, encoded by the coding sequence GTGGATGCCGAGCTCCTCGTCGCGATCAACGATCTCCGATCGCCCGCGCTCGATGCGGCGCTCGGTCCGCTCGGCGAGCACGGGTACCTGCTCTACCCCGCGTTCCTCGTCGCGCTGCTCGTGATGCGGCGGCGCGCCGTCGCGACCACCACGCGCGACGGCTTGCTCGCGTTCCTGCTCGCGCTCTTCGTCACCGAGACGTTCCTCAAGCCGCTCTTCGCGCGGCCGCGCCCCACCGCGATCCCCGAGCTCCTCGCGCAGCTCGACGTGCTCGGGAGCGTGCCGGGCGCGCGCTCGTGGTCGATGCCCTCGGGCACCGCGGCCGCGTGCGGCGCGGGCGCGGCGTGGATCTGGTCGCGCCTCGGATGGCGCGCCGGGCTGCCCGCGGCGATCATCGCGGTGCTCGCGTGCTTCGCGCGCCTCTACGCGGGCGTGCACTGGCCGACGGACCTGCTCTTCGGGGCGACGCTGGGGATCTTCGTGGCCCTCGGAGTGGATCGGTTCTCTCGCTGGGCCGGGTGA
- a CDS encoding TatD family hydrolase — MTRLFDSHCHLDAPALDPDRDDVIARAIERGVDGVLVPAVSPERWDALAALRARWSAVRIAIGVHPYVIASCAVDDALATMEARATALGAVAIGECGFDRRVAIDLARQSEIVDAHVEVARARELPIVLHVVGTHGLALERMERHGPLRAGGVVHAWSGPAELVARWVALGFSIGIGPVVTWARARRVKESARVVPLERLLVETDAPDGHLEGATRGEPSDVDEVVRAVAAERDVRAQELRVATWANAIRLFG; from the coding sequence GTGACGCGGCTCTTCGACTCGCACTGTCATCTCGACGCCCCTGCGCTCGACCCCGATCGCGACGACGTGATCGCGCGGGCCATCGAGCGCGGCGTCGACGGCGTGCTGGTCCCCGCGGTGTCCCCGGAGCGCTGGGACGCGCTCGCCGCGCTGCGCGCGCGATGGAGCGCGGTGCGGATCGCGATCGGCGTGCACCCGTACGTGATCGCGTCGTGCGCGGTCGACGATGCGCTCGCGACGATGGAGGCGCGCGCGACGGCGCTCGGCGCGGTCGCGATCGGCGAGTGCGGCTTCGATCGTCGCGTCGCGATCGACCTCGCGCGTCAGAGCGAGATCGTCGACGCGCACGTCGAGGTCGCGCGCGCGCGCGAGCTGCCGATCGTGCTGCACGTCGTCGGCACGCACGGCCTCGCGCTCGAGCGCATGGAGCGACACGGGCCGCTGCGCGCGGGCGGTGTGGTGCACGCGTGGAGCGGGCCCGCCGAGCTCGTCGCGCGCTGGGTCGCGCTGGGCTTCTCGATCGGCATCGGGCCCGTCGTCACCTGGGCGCGCGCGCGGCGGGTGAAGGAGAGCGCGCGCGTCGTGCCGCTCGAGCGCCTCCTGGTCGAGACCGACGCGCCCGACGGGCACCTCGAGGGCGCGACGCGCGGAGAGCCCTCGGACGTGGACGAGGTCGTGCGCGCCGTCGCCGCCGAGCGGGATGTGCGCGCGCAGGAGTTGCGCGTCGCCACGTGGGCGAACGCGATTCGCCTCTTCGGCTGA
- a CDS encoding tRNA threonylcarbamoyladenosine dehydratase — protein MPLPLVSAANDSPTDLRTEEAPESTYKTHRRFDRAARLFSEPGLHRLMGARVLVFGMGGVGSFAAESLARSGVGHLTLVDFDDVCVTNTNRQLHAMRGNIGKPKVEIMAERLRLVSPTATVEPVRRFYREEDADELLAGRVDYVIDAIDSIAAKVHLLATCVTRGIPIVSSMGAAARIDPTRVRTADLADTEVCPLARDVRRLMRVKHGIEVKRGRPIGVTAVYSEETPIAPAPVSYDEGQGFVCVCPNKDNGMYTCEKRARIDGSASFVTGTFGMVAASVAVRALIG, from the coding sequence ATGCCGTTGCCGTTGGTCTCCGCCGCGAACGACTCGCCCACCGATCTCCGCACCGAGGAGGCGCCCGAGTCGACCTACAAGACGCATCGCCGCTTCGATCGCGCGGCGCGCCTCTTCAGCGAGCCGGGGCTCCATCGCTTGATGGGCGCGCGCGTGCTCGTGTTCGGCATGGGCGGCGTCGGCTCGTTCGCCGCGGAGTCGCTCGCGCGCAGCGGCGTCGGGCACCTCACGCTCGTCGACTTCGACGACGTCTGCGTGACCAACACCAACCGCCAGCTCCACGCGATGCGCGGCAACATCGGCAAGCCGAAGGTGGAGATCATGGCCGAGCGGCTGCGGCTCGTGAGCCCGACCGCCACCGTCGAGCCGGTGCGTCGCTTCTACCGCGAGGAGGACGCGGACGAGCTCCTCGCCGGGCGCGTCGACTACGTGATCGACGCGATCGACAGCATCGCCGCGAAGGTCCACCTGCTCGCGACGTGCGTCACGCGCGGCATCCCGATCGTGTCGTCGATGGGCGCTGCCGCGCGCATCGATCCCACCCGCGTGCGCACCGCCGATCTCGCCGACACCGAGGTCTGCCCGCTCGCGCGCGACGTGCGCCGCCTGATGCGCGTGAAGCACGGCATCGAGGTGAAGCGCGGCCGTCCGATCGGCGTGACCGCCGTGTACAGCGAGGAGACGCCGATCGCGCCCGCGCCGGTCTCGTACGACGAGGGGCAGGGCTTCGTGTGCGTCTGTCCCAACAAGGACAACGGCATGTACACGTGCGAGAAGCGCGCGCGCATCGACGGCTCGGCGTCGTTCGTCACCGGCACGTTCGGGATGGTCGCGGCGAGCGTCGCGGTGCGCGCGCTCATCGGATGA